A single window of Usitatibacter rugosus DNA harbors:
- a CDS encoding hybrid sensor histidine kinase/response regulator, whose amino-acid sequence MTIAHDSDGALVLVVDDNEGGRYAKSRILQLAGFEVIEAGTGYEAIRLLKERRPELMVLDVRLPDLNGRHVVLRIRADPDVADVAVLQTSATHVDAHHKVLALEAGADAYLAEPVEPEELVANARALLRMRRAEKRLHQAESRFREMSESIGDVFWILDPVEMKFDYVSPAFETMWGRTVTDVMGDIDVWLDAIHPDDRKGALASTRQLVDMGTYNEEYRIRRPDKSERWIAVRGFPMRNAGTERRVAGVAQDITERKNAEAALLALDHRKDEFLAMLAHELRNPLGPIRNAVEILRIAPSERTEMHAKAREMIGRQVSHLARLVDDLLDVSRITQGKIALQIAPVRLEAVVHAALEMARPAIDANGLQVTVSLADEPLWIHADAVRLTQVIGNLLNNAAKFTPPGGHITLRGERRGDEVAIVVEDTGIGMASDLLPHVFELFAQGDRTLERTRGGLGVGLALVRRLVAMHGGSVKASSAGQGQGSRFEVLLPLMKTPAEASPGSAPARPAFVPRKILVVDDSRDSAEALAVLLEQSGHQVVAAFSAREALVKAKAFVPDVVFLDIGLPEMDGYSLARKMREMPETKSARILALTGYGQVEHREHALASGFDDHLTKPFDPAQLSQVIG is encoded by the coding sequence ATGACGATCGCCCACGACAGCGACGGCGCCCTCGTCCTCGTGGTCGATGACAACGAGGGCGGCCGCTATGCGAAGAGCCGGATCCTGCAGCTTGCCGGCTTCGAGGTCATCGAGGCCGGCACCGGCTACGAAGCGATTCGCCTGCTGAAGGAGCGGCGGCCCGAGCTGATGGTGCTGGACGTGCGCCTGCCCGATCTCAACGGCCGCCATGTAGTGCTGCGCATTCGCGCCGACCCCGATGTCGCCGACGTCGCGGTGCTGCAGACCTCGGCCACGCACGTGGACGCGCATCACAAGGTGCTGGCCCTCGAGGCGGGCGCCGATGCCTATCTCGCGGAGCCCGTGGAGCCCGAGGAGCTGGTGGCCAACGCCCGCGCCCTGCTTCGCATGCGCCGCGCGGAGAAGCGGCTGCACCAGGCGGAGTCGCGCTTCCGCGAGATGTCGGAGAGCATCGGCGACGTCTTCTGGATCCTCGATCCGGTCGAGATGAAGTTCGACTACGTGAGCCCCGCGTTCGAAACCATGTGGGGCCGTACGGTCACCGACGTGATGGGCGACATCGATGTGTGGCTGGACGCGATCCATCCGGATGACCGGAAAGGCGCGCTCGCTTCGACACGGCAGCTGGTCGACATGGGGACGTACAACGAGGAATACCGCATTCGCCGGCCCGACAAATCGGAGCGCTGGATCGCCGTGCGCGGTTTCCCGATGCGCAACGCGGGAACCGAGCGGCGCGTGGCCGGCGTCGCGCAGGACATCACCGAGCGCAAGAACGCCGAGGCGGCGCTGCTCGCGCTGGACCATCGCAAGGACGAGTTCCTCGCGATGCTGGCGCACGAGTTGAGGAATCCCCTGGGCCCGATCCGCAACGCCGTCGAGATCCTGCGCATCGCGCCTTCCGAGCGGACCGAGATGCACGCCAAGGCGCGCGAGATGATCGGCCGGCAGGTCTCGCACCTCGCGCGGCTGGTGGACGACCTGCTCGACGTCTCGCGCATCACGCAGGGCAAGATCGCGCTGCAGATCGCGCCCGTGCGGCTGGAAGCGGTGGTGCACGCCGCCCTCGAGATGGCGCGCCCGGCGATCGATGCGAACGGGCTGCAGGTGACCGTGAGCCTCGCGGACGAGCCGCTCTGGATCCACGCCGACGCCGTGCGGCTCACCCAGGTGATCGGCAACCTCCTCAACAACGCGGCGAAATTCACGCCGCCCGGGGGGCACATCACGCTGCGCGGCGAGCGCCGCGGCGATGAAGTGGCGATCGTCGTCGAGGACACCGGCATCGGCATGGCGAGCGACCTGCTGCCCCACGTCTTCGAGCTCTTCGCTCAGGGCGACCGTACGCTCGAGCGCACGCGCGGCGGCCTCGGCGTGGGCCTGGCACTCGTGCGCCGGCTGGTGGCGATGCACGGCGGCAGCGTGAAGGCGAGTAGCGCGGGCCAGGGCCAGGGAAGCCGATTCGAGGTGCTTCTTCCGCTGATGAAGACGCCCGCCGAGGCGAGCCCCGGATCAGCGCCGGCGCGTCCCGCGTTCGTGCCCCGCAAGATCCTCGTGGTGGACGACAGCCGCGATTCGGCCGAGGCATTGGCCGTGCTGCTGGAGCAGTCGGGCCACCAGGTCGTAGCCGCGTTCAGCGCGCGCGAGGCGCTGGTGAAGGCCAAGGCGTTCGTGCCCGACGTGGTCTTCCTCGACATCGGGTTGCCGGAGATGGATGGCTATTCGCTCGCGCGCAAGATGCGAGAGATGCCGGAGACGAAATCCGCGCGCATCCTCGCGCTCACGGGCTACGGGCAGGTGGAGCATCGCGAGCATGCCCTCGCGTCGGGCTTCGACGATCACCTCACGAAGCCCTTCGATCC